A window from Schistocerca gregaria isolate iqSchGreg1 chromosome 8, iqSchGreg1.2, whole genome shotgun sequence encodes these proteins:
- the LOC126284083 gene encoding uncharacterized protein LOC126284083, with the protein MSSEFLIAVPHELPKQDSLVNSSREGKMLDEDYTNNHLEQKLSHGVPQFSCIRNFPFNNSMKFCDMRVPDHTATKRHTLDDELDTRLPKLIKLQSKFTNYRSEAAVDMVDAVAIRSQFIKNDVNLGEVVENPSIDKSERTDVLVEETSLQQLANETLEACNSDHISVEAIGAHSCAAIENGSCSDRKSSDQEQDFLQMETETAVLKFQNRNDSSASLVAGQVCVTETENSLLNTEQRVFFAHEFVGAETEADEYHNVHESLSLSEFLICPTGFEQKESCDSLLHSVHKEETDDSSVTAAIDVSPGMEGMDAHVLFHNESEISGHASTSFDMDNKSIGKAVCDNTGNPLCKTRNLTHSAEVETSLNLLHNKIPGSDMAIKRQAVVKEEFPIKEEAEEDASLRNRELDLDDDSVLQNLFMSLENHEIVTESVSTSTYGHHESSDTGPNQDLYNRTAYKENLAAALAKSAAAKEYSVKPHTENGNEIIDRDLSIPDLISESGCFQVAGHYASRAQSCNEENNTRSLHQTLFPVVAETTPTQKTTLTQKTEASFEKVKKTREERLLTSLPRCFVAKIPATIVQSSENRSDFVSTSGSETENSIKPDTDVIHKHHKKELIKKFSSGLLKDGECEVRSSRDNRIHTETALKDSALPSTSTATTNEDKCIKDTIVISDSDDDSIIEFDVVKTCSKKRNTKSSYSGSLDKNTQSSSRKGTSSTRNSTNEESLGHQARNSIAKGSDILECIVVSDSDDESSNAVLSSRNRASNHSDEGVNVSDAESRVSVSDMNRRNRTESHGVIDLSGGRSPPAMPKSNSVVPSAGDSGVGVLATAFAAGDSQCSLADRLGVRNSGLDTNTSDTFTHIVAATITYTPGQSNLGRDGDVIDLSRRNLSPLITTWQNKTNSALDVLDLSGSDKKQQERHSVIKSVGTATDNKSATKDIAEDKDSSPAWSCPICFESLLSGRQSVSSTPCGHVFCTKCIEEAVNQFKKCPTCCRKVALKRVHKIFL; encoded by the coding sequence ATGTCATCAGAATTTTTAATTGCTGTTCCACATGAACTGCCTAAACAGGATAGCTTAGTAAACAGCAGCAGAGAAGGAAAGATGCTTGATGAAGATTACACGAATAATCATTTGGAACAAAAACTTTCACACGGAGTACCTCAGTTTTCATGCATTAGAAATTTTCCATTCAATAACAGTATGAAATTTTGTGACATGAGAGTGCCTGACCACACTGCAACCAAAAGGCACACATTAGATGATGAATTGGATACAAGGCTTCCAAAACTAATAAAACTACAGTCTAAATTTACTAATTATCGTTCAGAGGCAGCTGTTGACATGGTAGATGCAGTTGCAATTAGGTCTCAGTTCATTAAAAATGATGTTAACTTAGGTGAGGTTGTAGAAAATCCATCTATTGATAAAAGTGAAAGAACAGATGTTTTAGTAGAAGAAACATCACTTCAGCAACTTGCAAATGAAACATTGGAAGCATGTAACTCTGATCATATCTCGGTGGAAGCCATTGGTGCTCACAGCTGTGCTGCAATAGAAAATGGCTCTTGCTCAGACAGAAAATCTTCAGATcaggaacaagattttttgcaaatGGAAACAGAGACTGCTGTATTGAAATTTCAAAACAGAAATGACAGTTCTGCTTCGCTTGTAGCGGGTCAAGTCTGtgttacagaaactgaaaattcaTTGCTAAACACTGAGCAACGTGTATTTTTTGCCCATGAATTTGTGGGTGCAGAAACAGAGGCAGATGAATATCATAATGTTCATGAGTCACTTTCTCTTTCAGAATTTTTGATATGCCCTACTGGTTTTGAACAGAAAGAAAGTTGTGATTCATTGTTGCATTCTGTTCACAAGGAGGAAACAGATGACAGTAGTGTTACTGCTGCTATTGATGTCTCTCCTGGCATGGAAGGAATGGATGCACATGTCTTGTTTCACAATGAAAGTGAAATATCGGGACATGCAAGCACTAGTTTTGACATGGACAATAAGTCAATTGGTAAAGCTGTATGTGACAATACAGGTAACCCTTTGTGCAAAACTCGGAATTTGACACACAGTGCAGAAGTAGAAACCAGTTTAAATTTATTGCATAATAAAATTCCAGGCAGTGATATGGCAATAAAGAGGCAAGCAGTGGTTAAGGAAGAGTTCCCCATAAAAGAAGAAGCGGAAGAGGACGCCAGTCTGCGTAACCGTGAACTCGATCTTGATGATGATAGTGTACTTCAGAATTTGTTCATGTCACTTGAGAACCACGAGATAGTGACAGAAAGTGTTTCTACTTCTACATATGGTCATCATGAGTCATCAGATACAGGGCCTAATCAAGATTTGTATAACAGAACTGCATACAAAGAAAATTTAGCTGCAGCCCTAGCAAAATCAGCTGCTGCTAAGGAGTATTCTGTGAAGCCACATACTGAGAATGGAAACGAAATAATAGACAGAGACTTGTCAATACCTGACTTGATTAGTGAGTCAGGGTGTTTCCAGGTTGCAGGGCACTATGCTAGCAGAGCACAGAGCTGCAATGAAGAAAACAACACTCGAAGTCTCCATCAAACTTTGTTTCCTGTTGTAGCTGAGACAACCCCAACCCAGAAAACAACCTTAACACAGAAAACAGAAGCATCAtttgaaaaagtgaagaaaacacGTGAAGAACGGCTGCTCACCAGTTTACCAAGATGTTTTGTTGCAAAGATTCCGGCCACTATTGTACAGTCCTCAGAAAACAGATCTGATTTTGTTTCCACTTCAGGATCTGAAACTGAGAATAGTATTAAACCAGACACAGATGTTATTCATAAGCATCACAAAAAGGAATTAATAAAGAAATTCTCATCAGGACTTTTAAAAGATGGAGAATGTGAAGTGAGAAGTTCCAGAGACAACAGAATACACACTGAAACTGCATTGAAAGATTCTGCTCTTCCATCAACATCTACTGCAACCAcaaatgaagataaatgtattaaGGACACTATTGTGATATCCGATTCAGATGATGATAGCATAATTGAATTTGATGTAGTGAAAACATGTAGCAAGAAACGCAACACAAAATCTTCGTATAGTGGCTCATTGGATAAAAACACTCAGTCCAGCAGCCGCAAAGGTACATCGAGTACCAGGAATTCAACAAATGAGGAATCATTAGGACATCAAGCAAGAAATTCCATTGCTAAAGGGAGCGATATTCTGGAGTGCATTGTTGTGTCAGACTCTGACGACGAGTCTTCAAATGCAGTACTGTCATCAAGAAACAGAGCATCTAATCATTCAGATGAAGGTGTAAATGTATCGGATGCTGAGTCACGTGTTTCTGTCAGTGACATGAACcgtagaaacagaactgaaagtcATGGTGTAATTGATTTATCAGGAGGCAGAAGCCCACCTGCCATGCCTAAAAGTAATAGTGTTGTACCTTCAGCAGGTGACAGTGGTGTTGGTGTGCTTGCCACTGCGTTTGCTGCTGGTGATTCTCAGTGTAGTCTGGCAGACAGGTTGGGAGTGCGTAACAGTGGACTGGATACTAACACCAGCGACACTTTCACACACATTGTTGCTGCTACCATAACCTATACACCTGGCCAAAGCAATTTAGGAAGAGATGGTGATGTGATTGATCTGTCTAGGAGAAACTTAAGTCCGTTGATAACTACTTGGCAAAATAAGACTAATAGTGCACTGGATGTTCTGGACTTATCAGGTAGTGATAAGAAACAACAGGAAAGACATAGTGTTATAAAATCTGTGGGAACTGCTACAGATAATAAATCAGCAACAAAGGATATTGCAGAAGACAAAGACAGTTCACCTGCATGGAGCTGCCCTATCTGCTTTGAAAGTCTTTTATCTGGTCGACAGTCTGTGTCCTCTACTCCATGTGGTCATGTATTTTGTACAAAATGCATTGAAGAAGCTGTTAATCAGTTCAAGAAATGTCCTACTTGTTGCAGGAAAGTTGCTCTCAAACGtgttcacaaaatatttctttaa